The segment GAGACGACGATCGTGATCGTGTCGCCCTTGAAGCGGGTGCCGTCGGACGGGGACTGGCTGATGACCACGCCCTTGTCGACGTCGTCGGAGAAGCGCTGGGTCACGTTCACGTCGAAGGAGGCGTCCTCCAGCGCCTTCACCGCGTCGGCCTGCGACTTCCCGGTCTGGTCGACCACGTCGATCGGCTGGCGACCGCGACTCACGACGAGGTCGATCACGGTGCCGCGCTTGACCTGCTGACCGACCTTCTGGTCCACGGCGCGGACGATGCGACCCTCGGGGATCTTCTCGCTGTAGGCCTCGGTCACGTCGCCGACCTGCAGCGTCAGCTCCTCGAACGCGACGCGCGCCTGGTCCACGGTCTGTCCCTGGACGTTGGGGATCGCGTAGCGCTCCTTGCCCTTGGAGACCACGGCGTGGATCGTGTCGCCCGGCAGCAGGCGGTCGCCGGCCGCGGGGTCGGTGGAGAGCACCGTGCCGAGCGGGGCGGTCTCGGAGAAGGCTCGACGGGTGACGTCGAGCGTGAAGCCTGCGGCCTCGGCCTCCTCGGCGGCCTGGGCCTCCGCCTGGCCCACCAGCTGGGGCGTGTCGGCGTAGCGGCCCACGCCCAGCCAGTAGCCGAACGCGGCCAAAAGCAGTGCGGCGACGACCGCTGCGACCAGGAGCACGCGTCCGCGCCTGCTCGAACGGTCCTGGTCGCGGGACTGCTGGTAGTCCTCGGCGGTCATGGCGGGGTGGAGGCCCGGTGCCGCGGCGGCCGTCGCCGTCCGGCTGTCGGTCCACGTCTCGCTGCTCCACCGCATGGTGGGCTCGGCGCGCGCGACGACCTCGCCGGTCTCGCGGTCGACGAGCACGGTCTCGCCGCCGTCGTCGAGGTCACTCGCCTCGGCCGGCGTCATCGGGCCCGTGAGCTCGCCGTCCGGTGCCTCGTGCTCGAGGTCGACGGGACGGGTCGGCTCCTCGTCGGCGGCCATCGGACGGGGCCGCAGGTCGGCGGTCAGGTCGGGGTCGTCGTCGAGCCCCTCGGCCAGGGCGCGTTCGACGAGACGCACCTGCCGCAGCAGCACGCCGGCGTCCTGCGACCGCTGGGAGCGGTCGCGGACGGTCGCGCGGGCGACCAGGGCGTCGACGTAGGGCGGGAG is part of the Aeromicrobium sp. Leaf245 genome and harbors:
- the pknB gene encoding Stk1 family PASTA domain-containing Ser/Thr kinase, which codes for MTVIRDDALVGRVLDGRYRVGERIARGGMASVFHGHDERLDRPVAIKVMHAGLGDDDEFSQRFEREARAAAKLNHRGVVAVFDQGRDGDVTYLVMEYVPGSTLRDVMRAETPMPPLRALHLLADVLTALSAAHRAHLVHRDVKPENVLITPDGEVKVADFGLARAVSAATTATGGTLIGTVSYLAPEIVVNEGADARSDVYACGALLYEMLTGTKPHTGDSPIQVAYKHVHEDIAAPSAVRPDLPPYVDALVARATVRDRSQRSQDAGVLLRQVRLVERALAEGLDDDPDLTADLRPRPMAADEEPTRPVDLEHEAPDGELTGPMTPAEASDLDDGGETVLVDRETGEVVARAEPTMRWSSETWTDSRTATAAAAPGLHPAMTAEDYQQSRDQDRSSRRGRVLLVAAVVAALLLAAFGYWLGVGRYADTPQLVGQAEAQAAEEAEAAGFTLDVTRRAFSETAPLGTVLSTDPAAGDRLLPGDTIHAVVSKGKERYAIPNVQGQTVDQARVAFEELTLQVGDVTEAYSEKIPEGRIVRAVDQKVGQQVKRGTVIDLVVSRGRQPIDVVDQTGKSQADAVKALEDASFDVNVTQRFSDDVDKGVVISQSPSDGTRFKGDTITIVVSRGPENVDVPDVMGRPRTEAVAALEKAGFKVDVKNRIPGADRVVFQEPGSGEAKVGSTVTIYV